A single genomic interval of Spinacia oleracea cultivar Varoflay chromosome 6, BTI_SOV_V1, whole genome shotgun sequence harbors:
- the LOC110797757 gene encoding uncharacterized protein — MAYNKLSIVISSEWTTFWLLKLAYLIFHLSFSLLSTSAVVYTVACIYTGKEITFKKIMSVVPYVWKRLFVTFLCNIGVIFVYNLVWLIESSVVVLVWYTLIFPDGSPYGVIVRKIIVCIILITYLLGFAYISVIWQLASVISVLEDTYGIQAMLKSKDLIKGKIGIAISMFLIFNFCLLGIEILFEISKVINWAVGIGGEISYGMMCLVLLTWLFLFGLVVQTVIYFVCKSYHHERIDKSSLADHLGEYVPLNSKYVQLDLELFNV; from the coding sequence ATGGCTTATAACAAGTTGTCTATTGTGATCTCATCGGAATGGACTACATTTTGGCTCCTCAAACTCGCTTATTTGATATTCCATCTATCATTTTCTCTCTTGTCTACCTCTGCAGTCGTCTACACAGTTGCTTGTATCTATACTGGTAAGGAAATCACTTTTAAAAAGATCATGAGCGTGGTTCCATATGTTTGGAAGAGGCTATTTGTTACTTTCCTATGTAATATTGGCGTAATCTTTGTATATAACCTTGTCTGGTTGATAGAATCAAGCGTAGTTGTTCTCGTATGGTACACATTAATTTTTCCAGACGGCTCACCATATGGTGTCATAGTCCGGAAAATAATTGTATGCATAATCCTAATAACATACCTTCTCGGGTTTGCTTATATCAGTGTAATATGGCAATTAGCAAGCGTTATTTCCGTGTTAGAAGATACTTATGGGATTCAAGCAATGCTGAAGAGCAAAGACTTGATCAAGGGTAAAATCGGAATTGCAATTTCAATGTTCTTGATTTTCAACTTTTGCTTGTTGGGAATAGAGATTTTGTTTGAGATATCAAAGGTGATTAATTGGGCAGTTGGAATTGGAGGGGAAATTAGTTATGGAATGATGTGTTTAGTGTTGTTGACTTGGCTCTTTCTGTTTGGCCTTGTTGTTCAAACTGTTATTTACTTCGTGTGCAAGTCTTACCACCACGAGAGAATTGACAAGTCCTCGTTGGCTGATCATCTTGGAGAATATGTTCCTTTAAATTCTAAGTACGTACAATTGGATTTGGAGCTATTCAATGTGTAA